One region of Tachysurus fulvidraco isolate hzauxx_2018 chromosome 9, HZAU_PFXX_2.0, whole genome shotgun sequence genomic DNA includes:
- the ank1a gene encoding ankyrin-1a isoform X15, producing the protein MWTLITELLFSFVVLAFLVLSCQSVLHIASGTVRSVLTYIHMQLDRELGEDESMPDQEENVTTRVVRRRVILKGDEAVDLPGEQVSEEQFTDEHGNIVTKKVVRKVVRRGKGEGEGQEFIIDGQQEADELDADTEQFMGYAVLGRESKDLSPAPKPSLIDT; encoded by the exons ATGTGGACTTTGATTACCGAGCTGCTCTTCAGCTTTGTGGTGCTGGCTTTTCTGGTGCTCAGCTGCCAGAGTGTGTTGCACATTGCAAGTGGCACTGTGAGATCAGTGCTCACTTACATTCACATGCAGCTTGACCGGGAGTTGGGGGAGGATGAGAGCATGCCAGACCAAGAGGAGAACGTCACCACTCGAGTGGTGCGCCGCAGAGTTATTCTGAAG GGTGATGAAGCTGTGGATCTTCCTGGAGAGCAAGTGAGTGAGGAGCAGTTTACAGATGAGCATGGCAACATCGTCACCAAAAAG GTGGTGAGGAAGGTGGTGAGGAGAGGAAAAGGTGAGGGTGAGGGTCAGGAGTTCATTATAGACGGGCAACAGGAAGCTGATGAGTTGGATGCTGACACAGAGCAGTTCATGGGCTACGCTGTCCTTGGCCGTGAAAGCAAG GACTTGTCTCCGGCACCCAAACCTTCTCTCATAGACACATGA
- the ank1a gene encoding ankyrin-1a isoform X16 has product MWTLITELLFSFVVLAFLVLSCQSVLHIASGTVRSVLTYIHMQLDRELGEDESMPDQEENVTTRVVRRRVILKGDEAVDLPGEQVSEEQFTDEHGNIVTKKPDVVDVKKGGAQIVKCATLRRVKQ; this is encoded by the exons ATGTGGACTTTGATTACCGAGCTGCTCTTCAGCTTTGTGGTGCTGGCTTTTCTGGTGCTCAGCTGCCAGAGTGTGTTGCACATTGCAAGTGGCACTGTGAGATCAGTGCTCACTTACATTCACATGCAGCTTGACCGGGAGTTGGGGGAGGATGAGAGCATGCCAGACCAAGAGGAGAACGTCACCACTCGAGTGGTGCGCCGCAGAGTTATTCTGAAG GGTGATGAAGCTGTGGATCTTCCTGGAGAGCAAGTGAGTGAGGAGCAGTTTACAGATGAGCATGGCAACATCGTCACCAAAAAG CCGGATGTTGTGGATGTGAAGAAGGGAGGGGCTCAGATAGTGAAATGTGCCACTTTGCGGAGAGTAAAGCAGTGA
- the ank1a gene encoding ankyrin-1a isoform X14 yields the protein MWTLITELLFSFVVLAFLVLSCQSVLHIASGTVRSVLTYIHMQLDRELGEDESMPDQEENVTTRVVRRRVILKGDEAVDLPGEQVSEEQFTDEHGNIVTKKVVRKVVRRGKGEGEGQEFIIDGQQEADELDADTEQFMGYAVLGRESKPDVVDVKKGGAQIVKCATLRRVKQ from the exons ATGTGGACTTTGATTACCGAGCTGCTCTTCAGCTTTGTGGTGCTGGCTTTTCTGGTGCTCAGCTGCCAGAGTGTGTTGCACATTGCAAGTGGCACTGTGAGATCAGTGCTCACTTACATTCACATGCAGCTTGACCGGGAGTTGGGGGAGGATGAGAGCATGCCAGACCAAGAGGAGAACGTCACCACTCGAGTGGTGCGCCGCAGAGTTATTCTGAAG GGTGATGAAGCTGTGGATCTTCCTGGAGAGCAAGTGAGTGAGGAGCAGTTTACAGATGAGCATGGCAACATCGTCACCAAAAAG GTGGTGAGGAAGGTGGTGAGGAGAGGAAAAGGTGAGGGTGAGGGTCAGGAGTTCATTATAGACGGGCAACAGGAAGCTGATGAGTTGGATGCTGACACAGAGCAGTTCATGGGCTACGCTGTCCTTGGCCGTGAAAGCAAG CCGGATGTTGTGGATGTGAAGAAGGGAGGGGCTCAGATAGTGAAATGTGCCACTTTGCGGAGAGTAAAGCAGTGA
- the spaw gene encoding southpaw: protein MRPLPLAVVLALVSLRCRGTKQHSQQRGKHHAEHHSEHGAHSVGVYHPHRYPLYMMQLYREYKSVDTRKTAARVNGDALHQTDSVVSLVAKDCHQIGERWKVTFDMSSLFGRQEIRLSELRFRVSAFSATEVELYHAPHNSAPEERVFLGSINVTPGLSSSSWKVFNVTDLLTYWLHHGGEEQFPVTDKLRAVEEGSGNDGTEPSPRRTIQLPTDRVMIVVFLKSSLTQGHQSRSTLMQTVQHSKYVALDRPGNARRRKRNRMDPGHVREVVASENVTGSFIESVQRPLCRRVDMWVDFDQIGWNEWIVHPKRYNAYRCEGECPVPLDDSFKPTNHAYMQSLLKLYHPERVSCTSCAPTRLSSLSMLYYEGDDVVLRHHEDMIVEECGCQ from the exons ATGAGACCACTTCCACTAGCTGTGGTGCTTGCTCTAGTGAGCCTGAGATGCCGGGGAACCAAACAGCACAGCCAGCAAAGGGGGAAACATCATGCAGAGCATCACAGTGAGCACGGAGCACACAGTGTTGGAGTGTATCATCCTCACAGATATCCACTGTATATGATGCAGCTGTACCGAGAATACAAATCAGTGGACACGAGGAAAACAGCTGCCCGTGTGAACGGTGATGCTTTGCATCAAACAGACTCCGTAGTGAGTTTGGTGGCCAAAG ACTGCCATCAGATCGGTGAGAGGTGGAAGGTCACTTTCGACATGTCCTCCCTTTTCGGCAGACAAGAAATCCGGCTTTCCGAACTCCGGTTCCGCGTGTCCGCTTTTTCCGCCACCGAGGTAGAGCTTTATCACGCGCCGCATAACAGCGCACCTGAAGAGCGCGTCTTCCTCGGCAGCATCAATGTCACACCGGgactctcctcctcctcctggaaGGTGTTCAACGTAACTGATCTCCTCACATATTGGCTGCATCACGGGGGCGAAGAGCAGTTTCCTGTAACGGACAAATTGAGAGCTGTAGAAGAGGGCAGCGGAAATGATGGAACTGAACCATCTCCACGCCGCACAATTCAGCTACCCACTGACCGAGTGATGATTGTAGTGTTCTTGAAGAGCTCGTTGACCCAGGGTCACCAGAGCAGGTCTACTTTAATGCAAACAGTACAACACTCCAAATACGTGGCCCTGGACCGACCCGGTAACGCAAGGCGACGCAAGAGGAACCGGATGGACCCGGGACATGTGCGGGAGGTGGTGGCGAGTGAAAACGTTACTGGGTCATTCATAGAGTCCGTGCAAAGGCCGCTGTGCAGACGAGTGGACATGTGGGTGGATTTTGACCAGATCGGGTGGAATGAGTGGATTGTGCATCCGAAACGTTACAACGCTTACCGATGTGAAGGAGAATGCCCAGTTCCGTTAGATGACTCCTTCAAGCCTACGAATCACGCCTACATGCAG AGTCTGCTGAAACTTTACCATCCAGAGCGCGTTTCCTGCACTTCATGCGCGCCCACGCGCCTCAGCTCGCTCTCCATGCTCTATTACGAAGGCGATGACGTAGTGTTGCGTCACCACGAAGACATGATCGTAGAAGAGTGCGGATGCCAGTGA